The following coding sequences lie in one Pseudomonas svalbardensis genomic window:
- the flgD gene encoding flagellar hook assembly protein FlgD, translating to MSVTDTTSGISLKDILANSSIKTNTSADGLAAATNSATGKKALGKDAFMQLLVTQLKNQNPLEPQDNGEFVAQLAQFSSLEGITTLNDTVSGLASNYNSSQALQASSLVGRSVIAPADKSVVDTSKSFTGTMAVPASVDPVKVKITDADGKVVRTIDLGSQKAGTSTFIWDGKNDAGEVAKAGTYTFGATATYDGKATSLVTYLPATVNSVTISQTGGELMLNLAGLGSIALSKVQTIGM from the coding sequence ATGAGTGTTACCGATACCACCAGTGGCATTAGCCTCAAGGACATCCTGGCCAACTCCTCGATCAAGACCAACACCAGTGCCGACGGCCTGGCGGCGGCAACGAACAGCGCCACCGGCAAAAAGGCCCTGGGCAAGGATGCGTTCATGCAGTTGCTGGTAACGCAGCTGAAAAACCAGAATCCGCTGGAACCGCAGGACAACGGCGAGTTCGTCGCCCAGTTGGCCCAGTTCAGTAGCCTGGAAGGCATCACCACGCTCAACGACACCGTCAGTGGCCTGGCGAGTAATTACAACTCGTCCCAGGCGTTGCAGGCGTCGTCGCTGGTCGGGCGCTCGGTTATTGCACCGGCCGACAAGTCGGTGGTCGATACCTCCAAGAGTTTCACCGGCACCATGGCCGTACCGGCGTCGGTGGACCCGGTCAAGGTCAAGATCACCGATGCCGATGGCAAGGTTGTCCGCACCATCGATCTGGGCAGCCAGAAAGCCGGTACTTCCACTTTCATCTGGGACGGCAAAAACGACGCAGGCGAAGTGGCCAAGGCGGGTACCTATACCTTCGGCGCTACGGCGACCTACGACGGCAAGGCGACCTCGCTGGTGACGTACCTGCCGGCAACGGTCAACAGCGTGACCATCAGCCAGACCGGCGGTGAGTTGATGCTCAACCTGGCCGGGCTGGGCAGCATCGCCCTGTCCAAAGTGCAAACCATTGGTATGTAG
- the flgC gene encoding flagellar basal body rod protein FlgC, translated as MSLASVFNIAGSGMSAQTTRLNTVASNIANAETVSSSIDQTYRARHPVFATMFQGGQSGGSDSLFQNQDAAGQGVQVLGVVEDQSNLDARYEPNHPAADAKGYVYYPNVNVVEEMADMISASRSFQTNAEMMNTAKTMMQKVLTLGQ; from the coding sequence ATGTCTCTAGCCAGTGTTTTCAACATTGCCGGTAGCGGCATGAGTGCCCAGACCACTCGCTTGAACACCGTCGCCAGTAACATCGCCAACGCCGAGACCGTCTCGTCGAGCATCGACCAGACCTACCGTGCACGGCACCCGGTGTTCGCCACCATGTTCCAGGGCGGCCAGAGCGGCGGCAGCGACTCGCTGTTTCAGAACCAGGATGCGGCCGGTCAAGGCGTGCAAGTGCTGGGCGTGGTCGAAGACCAGAGCAACCTTGACGCGCGCTACGAGCCGAACCATCCGGCGGCCGACGCCAAGGGCTACGTCTACTACCCGAACGTCAACGTGGTGGAAGAAATGGCTGACATGATTTCCGCGAGCCGTTCGTTCCAGACCAACGCCGAAATGATGAACACCGCCAAAACCATGATGCAGAAGGTCCTGACCCTCGGTCAGTGA
- the flgB gene encoding flagellar basal body rod protein FlgB, with translation MSISFDKALGIHEQALGFRAQRAEVLANNIANADTPNYKARDLDFSKVLAAQNEKTKSGSFALNMTNSRHIEAEGLGNGDESLLYRTPMQPSIDQNTVDAQLEQSNYAENAVNFQASFTLLNSKFKGLVSALRGE, from the coding sequence ATGAGCATCAGCTTCGATAAAGCGCTCGGTATCCACGAACAAGCCCTGGGCTTCCGCGCTCAGCGTGCCGAAGTCCTGGCCAACAACATCGCCAACGCCGACACCCCAAACTACAAGGCTCGGGATCTGGACTTCTCGAAAGTGCTCGCCGCACAGAACGAGAAGACCAAGAGCGGATCTTTCGCCTTGAACATGACCAACAGCCGTCATATCGAAGCCGAAGGCCTGGGTAATGGCGACGAGTCGCTGCTGTATCGCACGCCGATGCAACCGTCGATCGACCAGAACACCGTGGACGCTCAGCTGGAACAGTCGAACTACGCGGAAAACGCGGTCAACTTCCAGGCCAGCTTCACCCTGCTCAACAGCAAATTCAAAGGGCTGGTGTCAGCCCTTCGTGGAGAGTAA
- the cheR gene encoding protein-glutamate O-methyltransferase CheR: MSTGNLDFEQFRVFLEKACGILLGENKQYLVSSRLNKLMEQQGIKSLGELVQRIQTQPRSGLREMVVDAMTTNETLWFRDTYPFEVLKNKVLPAAIKAAPGQRLRIWSAACSSGQEPYSLSMSIDEFERVNMGQLKMGVQIVATDLSGTMLTNCKTGEYDSLAIGRGLSPERLQRYFDPKGPGRWAIKAPIKSRVEFRSFNLLDSYASLGKFDIVFCRNVLIYFSAEVKKDILLRIHSTLKPGGYLFLGASEALNGLPDHYQMVQCSPGIIYQAK; the protein is encoded by the coding sequence TTGTCTACGGGTAATTTGGATTTCGAACAGTTCCGGGTCTTCCTGGAAAAAGCCTGTGGCATTTTGCTCGGTGAAAACAAGCAGTACCTGGTCTCGAGCCGTCTCAACAAACTGATGGAACAGCAAGGCATCAAGTCTTTGGGTGAGCTGGTCCAGCGCATCCAGACTCAGCCGCGCAGCGGTTTGCGCGAGATGGTGGTGGATGCCATGACCACCAACGAAACCCTGTGGTTTCGTGACACCTATCCGTTTGAAGTCTTGAAGAACAAGGTGTTGCCGGCAGCGATCAAGGCCGCCCCTGGCCAGCGTCTGCGGATCTGGTCTGCGGCCTGTTCGTCGGGTCAGGAACCGTATTCGCTGTCGATGTCGATCGATGAGTTCGAGCGCGTGAACATGGGCCAGTTGAAGATGGGCGTGCAGATCGTTGCCACCGACCTGTCCGGCACCATGCTGACCAACTGCAAGACCGGCGAGTACGACAGCCTGGCCATCGGCCGTGGCCTGTCACCCGAGCGCCTTCAACGTTACTTCGACCCGAAAGGGCCGGGGCGCTGGGCAATCAAGGCACCGATCAAGAGCCGGGTGGAGTTTCGCTCGTTCAACCTGCTGGACAGCTACGCGAGCCTCGGCAAGTTCGACATCGTGTTCTGCCGCAACGTGCTGATCTACTTCTCCGCCGAGGTGAAGAAGGACATCCTGTTGCGCATTCACAGCACGTTGAAGCCAGGCGGTTATCTGTTCCTCGGTGCTTCCGAGGCGCTGAACGGTTTGCCGGATCATTACCAGATGGTCCAGTGCAGCCCGGGGATCATTTACCAGGCGAAGTGA
- a CDS encoding chemotaxis protein CheV: MAGVMDAVNQRTQLVGQNRLELLLFRLDGQQLYGINVFKVREVLQCPKLTLMPKSSPVVCGVASIRGATIPILDLAMATGSGALKDQSNPFVIITEYNTKTQGFLVRSVERIVNMNWEEIHPPPKGTGRDHYLTAVTRVDNQLVEIIDVEKVLAEVAPTPEAISVGVVDVETQHKALSLRVLTVDDSSVARKQVTRCLQTVGVEVVALNDGRQALDYLRKLVDEGKKPEEEFLMMISDIEMPEMDGYTLTAAIRSDPRMQKLHIILHTSLSGVFNQAMVKKVGADDFLAKFRPDDLASRVVNRIKAADIS; this comes from the coding sequence ATGGCTGGGGTAATGGATGCGGTAAACCAGCGCACGCAACTGGTAGGGCAGAATCGCCTTGAGCTGTTGTTGTTCCGTCTCGACGGCCAGCAGCTGTATGGGATCAACGTGTTCAAGGTTCGGGAGGTGCTGCAATGCCCCAAACTGACGCTGATGCCAAAATCCAGTCCTGTCGTGTGCGGTGTGGCGAGTATTCGGGGGGCGACCATTCCGATTCTTGATCTGGCGATGGCGACCGGTTCCGGTGCGCTGAAAGATCAAAGCAATCCCTTCGTGATCATCACGGAGTACAACACCAAGACCCAGGGTTTCCTGGTGCGGTCAGTGGAACGCATCGTCAACATGAATTGGGAGGAGATTCATCCGCCACCCAAGGGCACGGGACGCGATCATTACCTGACGGCTGTGACTCGGGTCGACAATCAGTTAGTCGAAATCATCGACGTCGAGAAAGTGCTGGCAGAAGTGGCGCCGACCCCGGAAGCGATTTCCGTTGGCGTGGTGGATGTCGAAACCCAGCACAAGGCGCTGTCTTTGCGAGTACTGACGGTCGATGACTCGTCGGTGGCGCGCAAGCAGGTGACCCGTTGCCTGCAGACGGTCGGTGTCGAAGTGGTGGCGTTGAACGACGGTCGGCAAGCGCTGGATTACCTGCGCAAGCTGGTCGACGAGGGCAAGAAGCCGGAAGAAGAGTTCCTGATGATGATTTCCGACATCGAGATGCCGGAGATGGACGGGTACACCCTCACGGCCGCGATCCGCAGCGACCCTCGCATGCAAAAGCTTCACATCATCCTGCATACTTCGTTGTCGGGTGTATTCAATCAGGCGATGGTCAAGAAAGTCGGTGCCGATGACTTCCTTGCCAAATTCCGTCCTGATGACCTGGCATCCCGGGTAGTCAACCGGATCAAAGCAGCAGACATCAGCTAG